Proteins encoded by one window of Melanotaenia boesemani isolate fMelBoe1 chromosome 10, fMelBoe1.pri, whole genome shotgun sequence:
- the mical2b gene encoding protein-methionine sulfoxide oxidase mical2b isoform X4 → MGETEDERTAQASQLFENFVQASTCKGTLQAFSILCRQLELDPLDYNNFYSSLKAAISSWKVKALWTKLDKRAQQKVYNQNKVCQGTKCLIIGGGPCGLRTAIELTLLGCKVVVIEKRDTFSRNNVLHLWPFTIHDLRSLGAKKFYGKFCAGAIDHISIRQLQLMLLKLSLILGVEIHVNVEFVKLVEPPEEQSDNSPGWRAEVRPSSHPVSDFDFDVVIGANGCKNTLDGFARKEFRGKLAIAITANFVNRNTTAEAKVEEISGVAFIFNQKFFLELKEETGIDLENIVYYKDNTHYFVMTAKKQSLLDKGVIINDYIETERLLNPDNVNQEALLSYAREAADFGTNYQLPSLDYAINHYGQPDVAMFDFTSMYASENAALIREKHGHQLLVALVGDSLLEPFWPMGTGCARGFLAAFDTAWMVRGWSQGKSPLEILAERESIYRLLPQTTTENISKNFEQYSIDPSTRYPNLNSTCVRPHQVRHLFINGQQDFGQVEKGAPTRRSVNLSRRESEVRPGRLLTWCQKQTQGYRGVDVTNLTSSWRNGLALCALIHCQRPELIDFDSLNEEDVAGNNQLAFDVAEQEFCIQPVTTGKEMAAEAEPDKLLMVLYLSRFYETFRNSPGNNNVSKLADENGEEYSPKNNHKLQNLIQPRKRIPRDDKKLEDDSVNKRRRKGSNYLNELSCHSAPPVGEDGDLCENKVRSMATQLLAKFEENSSTAKTRTKQSEDPSSASSSPSLSSSNTPSPSSDENEEEEEEEENPRFVKPKVTPPLSPQPPPPRPKWQPSVYLRLLENPSPVAQQTSFLSSPTSSHTQNNYSRSPSPSSSNPLSSPYSPSHSVTEAYHPECTSPDSQTSRFPLPALSASGADQSSETSEDSVQQNQNKRLSTREFSWRSIKERAGLLSSMFNGSHKPSAPLSVPQVELSTSFPSSLTPPPPAPPLSVSKSSTIYSVVHPVPDPTAQAGFTSVSLNIPGDKDKTQIHLSTHLSHTDSEKTKQISFMSTYKTSAPISSPCVSEIQKISTNRDLDEKNESSQNDMDNEPERVHKVAQEAFDERKLAKNDHMKSTEGCDVESQRRPPKSVVRSESCPTGAASYSKERTVGKVSSTIDAKAQILAILYETDHRPSAAPCVGRREFPPGLGGSDICHFCTKRVYVMERLSAEGFFFHRECFRCDVCNCTLRLGGHTFDSREAKFYCKMHYAQRQSSTHQARFRSRMEDQNCINPPSVDSGICSTSGTVHVQPQGGGLPTSAPLSRSLSCIS, encoded by the exons TGTCTGATCATCGGTGGGGGCCCGTGTGGTCTGCGGACCGCCATCGAGTTGACCCTGCTGGGCTGTAAAGTGGTGGTGATTGAGAAGAGGGACACTTTCTCCAGGAATAATGTGCTCCACCTCTGGCCCTTCACCATTCACGACCTCAGGAGTCTCGGGGCCAAGAAGTTCTACGGGAAGTTCTGCGCAGGCGCAATCGACCACATAA GTATCCGCCAGCTCCAGCTGATGCTGCTGAAACTGAGCCTGATTCTGGGAGTAGAGATCCATGTCAATGTGGAGTTTGTAAAGCTTGTGGAGCCTCCAGAGGAGCAGAGTGATAACA GTCCTGGGTGGCGGGCAGAGGTCCGGCCCTCCAGCCATCCCGTCTCAGACTTTGACTTCGACGTGGTGATTGGTGCTAACGGCTGCAAAAACACATTAGATG GTTTTGCTCGCAAGGAGTTTCGAGGGAAGTTGGCCATCGCTATAACAGCCAACTTTGTCAACAGGAACACCACCGCAGAGGCCAAAGTGGAGGAAATCAGTGGTGTGGCCTTCATCTTTAACCAGAAGTTCTTTCTGGAGCTCAAGGAGGAGACAG GAATTGACTTGGAGAACATTGTTTACTACAAGGACAACACCCACTACTTCGTGATGACGGCGAAAAAACAGAGCCTGCTGGACAAAGGGGTCATCATAAAT GACTACATTGAAACGGAGCGACTGCTGAATCCTGACAACGTCAACCAGGAAGCGCTGCTCTCCTACGCCCGTGAAGCTGCTGACTTTGGCACAAACTACCAGCTACCATCGCTGGACTACGCCATCAACCATTACGGACAGCCAGATGTGGCCATGTTTGACTTCACCTCCATGTACGCTTCTGAGAACGCCGCATTGATCAGGGAGAAACACggacaccagctgctggttgctCTGGTGGGAGACAGTCTGCTGGAG CCCTTCTGGCCGATGGGTACAGGCTGTGCTCGTGGTTTTCTTGCTGCCTTTGATACCGCCTGGATGGTGAGGGGCTGGTCACAGGGAAAGAGCCCCCTGGAGATACTAGCAGAGAG GGAGAGTATTTACCGTCTGCTGCCTCAGACCACCACAGAGAACATCAGTAAAAACTTTGAACAATACAGCATTGACCCTTCTACCCGTTACCCCAACCTCAACTCCACCTGTGTGCGTCCACATCAG GTGCGTCACCTGTTCATAAACGGACAGCAGGACTTTGGTCAGGTGGAAAAAGGGGCTCCAACACGACGATCAGTCAACCTGTCCAGGAGAG AGTCCGAGGTGCGTCCTGGCCGGCTGCTGACCTGGTGTCAGAAGCAAACGCAGGGCTACAGAGGTGTGGATGTCACCAACCTCACGTCTTCCTGGAGGAATGGCCTGGCGCTCTGCGCTCTCATCCATTGCCAGAGGCCTGAACTCAT TGATTTTGACTCTCTGAACGAGGAGGATGTGGCCGGGAACAACCAGTTGGCATTTGACGTGGCTGAGCAGGAGTTCTGCATCCAGCCAGTGACCACAGGAAAGGAAATGGCTGCAGAGGCCGAACCGGACAAGCTGCTCATGGTCCTCTACCTCTCCAGATTTTATGAGACCTTCAGGAACTCTCCTGGAAACAACAATG TTTCAAAATTGGCTGATGAAAATGGTGAAGAATATTCGcctaaaaacaaccacaaactgCAGAACTTGATTCAGCCCAGAAAGAGGATACCCAGG GATGACAAGAAACTGGAAGATGATTCTGTCAATAAGAGGCGGCGGAAGGGGAGCAATTACCTCAACGAG TTGTCCTGCCACAGTGCTCCCCCTGTTGGTGAAGATGGGGACCTTTGTGAGAACAAGGTCCGATCCATGGCAACTCAGCTGCTGGCCAAATTTGAGGAGAACTCCTCAACAGCAAAGACACGCACCAAG CAGTCTGAGGACCCATCCAGTGCTTCCTCTTCTCCTTCTCTGTCTTCTTCCAATACCCCATCTCCTTCCTCAGATgagaatgaggaagaagaggaggaggaagaaaaccCCCGTTTTGTAAAACCCAAAGTCacccctcctctttctcctcagcCTCCGCCTCCTCGCCCCAAGTGGCAG CCTTCTGTCTATCTTCGGTTATTGGAGAATCCCAGTCCTGTCGCTCAGCAAACCAGTTTCCTCTCTTCCCCCACATCCTCTCACACTCAGAACAACTACAGTCGCTCTCCATCACCATCCAGCTCGAACCCATTAAGTTCTCCTTACTCACCGAGCCATAGTGTCACTGAAGCCTATCACCCAGAATGCACCTCTCCTGACTCCCAAACCAGTCGTTTCCCTCttcctgctctgtctgcttcaGGTGCCGATCAGTCCTCTGAAACGTCCGAGGACTCTGTGCAGCAG AATCAAAACAAGAGGTTGTCGACTAGAGAGTTTTCATGGAGGAGTATAAAGGAGAGAGCTGGGCTGCTCTCCTCCATGTTTAATGGGTCCCACAAACCATCTGCTCCTCTTTCTGTGCCTCAG GTGGAATTATCTAcctcttttccttcctctttgacaccacctcctcctgcacctcctctGTCTGTATCTAAGAGCTCCACCATCTACTCTGTGGTCCACCCTGTCCCTGACCCTACTGCCCAAGCCGGTTTCACCTCAGTTTCCCTCAACATTCCCGGAGACAAGGACAAGACACAGATTCACTTGTCCACTCATCTGTCCCACACTGACTCTGAAAAAACTAAGCAAATCTCCTTCATGTCCACCTACAAAACATCTGCTCCCATTTCTTCACCTTGTGTCAGTGAAATTCAGAAGATCTCAACTAACCGTGATCTAGACGAGAAAAACGAAAGTTCACAAAATGATATGGATAACGAGCCAGAGAGGGTCCACAAAGTCGCTCAGGAGGCGTTTGATGAGAGAAAATTAGCTAAAAATGATCACATGAAG AGCACTGAGGGCTGTGATGTTGAGAGCCAAAGAAGACCTCCAAAATCAGTTGTTCGCTCTGAGAGTTGTCCCACTGGAGCTGCTAGTTACAGTAAAGAG CGTACAGTTGGAAAGGTTTCATCCACCATAGATGCTAAAGCTCAGATTCTGGCCATCCTCTATGAAACAGACCACAGGCCCAGTGCTGCGCCG TGTGTGGGACGTAGGGAATTTCCTCCTGGGCTCGGTGGAAGCGACATCTGCCACTTCTGCACCAAGCGGGTCTACGTGATGGAGCGACTCAGCGCCGAGGGTTTCTTCTTCCATCGCGAGTGTTTCCGTTGTGACGTTTGTAACTGCACTCTCCGTCTGGGAGGACACACATTTGACTCGCGGGAGG CAAAATTCTACTGTAAGATGCATTATGCCCAGCGCCAGTCCAGCACTCACCAGGCCAGGTTCAGGAGCAGAATG GAAGATCAAAACTGCATCAACCCCCCGTCAGTGGACAGCGGGATCTGCTCCACCTCAGGCACTGTCCACGTGCAACCCCAAG GAGGAGGCCTCCCCACTTCTGCGCCCCTCTCCAGATCTCTCTCATGTATCTCCTAG